The Fusobacterium necrophorum subsp. necrophorum genome includes the window AGTGGAGAGCAAAAGTTTGGAAAAGATGGAAATAATTTTAATTCTTATGCTTTTGAATCAAATATAGGGTCAAATGTAAATGCAGAAAATTTAAATGTACGTGCTAAGAATATGAATATTAAAGGTTCTGCAGTTGTTGCAAAGAATGCTAACTTAGCTGTAGATAAAGTAAATATAGATTCCAATGTAGATAAGATCAATACCGAAAACAGATCAAAGACAAAAGACCTTTTAAAATCTCATTCTAAAACAGAAATACAACATAGTGAAAATAACGTTGCGGGTACTCTATATGTAGAAAATAGAGGAGTAATAAACGGCGATGTAAATGTCGTAGGAAGTAATCTAGTTTTCGGAAAAGATAGCTATATAGATGGGAAATTAACAACAGACTCAAAAGCTATTTATAATAAATATATATTGGAAGAAAAGAAAAAAGGACTATCTTTAAGTATTAGTAAAAATAGTTTTAAGGTAGCTTATGGAAAAAATCAATTTAACTATGATGAAAAAGATAAGACAAATATTAAATCTAATCTTGTACTAGGCGATGGAACAGTATTAAATAAAGGGGCTGAAATAACAGCTACTAATTTTAATCATGGTGATATTACAATCAATAATGGAGATGTAATATATGGCACAAGAAAAGATGAAAGAGATGTTAAAACAAGTACAAAGAAAAGTAGTTTTGGAATATCTGCAAATATAAGCTCACCAGCCTTAGAAAGAATAAAACAAGGAGCTAATGCACTAGAACAAATAGAAAATGGAGATGCGCTAGGTGGACTTGTAAATGTAGGAAATGTTGTGACTGGTACTGTTGATGGCTTGGCTTCTAATATTAAAACAAAAGATGGAAAACAAGCAACAGCAAAAGATGTAAAAGATAATAAATTTACAAGTAATAATAGTTTCTATGTACAAGCAGGTGGAAGTGCTGGATACAGTAAATCAAAACAAAAAACAAAATCTCATACAGAAAAAGCTGTTGTAACAAACATTACAGGTCTTGATGAAAATGCAAAAATAACTTACAATGATAATAAGAATGTAAAATATCAAGGAACCCAAGCACAAAATACTACATTTGTATATAACAATGTAGAAAATATTACAAAAGAAGCTGTTGAACTTAATCATTATTACAAATCTAAAGGTAGTGCTAGTGGAATAGGTGTAAGTATAGGAATAACAGATAGTGAACCTTCTATTTCATTGAATGTAAATGCTTCAAAAAATAAGCTGAATACAGAGGAAACAGTTTATCAAAATGGAAGTTTTGTAGAGGTAAATGAAATTCATAATAACACAAAAAATATGCAACTTTCAGGCTTTACTCAAACAGGTGGAAAAGTAACAGGAAATATAGAGAACTTGAATATTGAGTCTAAGCAAAATACTTCCAAAACAAAAGGAGATACCAAAGGTACAAATCTAGGAGTAAACTTATTAACAGGAACACCAACTGGAAATATAAGCGCAAGTAGAACAAAGGGAGATCGAAACTTTGTTGATAATCAGACTACATTTGTAGTTGGAAAAGATTCTAATTTAAAGATAGGAAAAGTAGATAACACAGCTTCTATCATAGGAACAACTGATAGTGGTAAGATTGCAATAGAAAACTATACTGGAAAAAATCTTGAAAACTCTGATAAATTAAAAACAGTTGGTGGCTCAGTAGGAACATCAGGGGTAGGATTCAATTATTCTAATTCGGAAAAAGAAGGAATAGCAAGAAACACAGTTATTGGAAATGTTGAGATAGAAAAATCAAGTGGAGATACAATCAATAGAGATTTATCAAAAGCAAATGAAATAACAAAGGATAGCTCTAGTTCAACAAATGTTTATGTAGAAGATACCTTAGTAAAAGCTATTGCAAAACCGGAAGAATTTAAACAAAAAGTAGAAGTTGCAAAAATAGAAGTTGATTCTTTAAAAAATAGTGTTACGAAATCAATTGACAATATTTTAAATGGAGATAAAAGTCAAGATATATCAAAACCTGAACGAAGACAATTAGAAGAAATAAAAGAAGCAGTAATTAGAGTTCAAACAGCAAAAGAAATTGAAACAATAGCTACTAAAGATTTAACTGATCCTAAAGTACAAGCTGAATTAGGAGTTGAAATAGAAAAATTTAATCCTAATGATCCTAATTTATCTCCAAAAGTAAAAGAGAGAATAAATGAATTAAAGTCTAAAGGAGAAACAATAGTAGCCTTCTATGATAAGTCTACCGGTAAAATTTTCTTAAATGAAACAGCAAAAGAAAATGAAATAAGACCATCAATAGCAAGGGAATGGAAGATAAGAGAGGACTTAAAAGACGATAGAGGGAAGCTAAATGCAGAAGGAAAAGCAAGAGCAACAGTAGCAGGAGAAATAGCTTACAATGAAGTGCAAGGAAGAATAGAGAAAAACCCAGCTGATAAATTCAATATAAATAATTTAGCAAGCGCAAAAATGAATCCTGATAGTGAAGTTACTGCTGATTTAACTGATAAAGAAACAGAAGCTCAATATTTTAATTCATTAAAATATGCAAATTCTTTGGGTGATGGAAGGAAAAGAATAAATCCAGAAGTTCTAAAAGAAATGAGAGGAGATACTGGCGATATAACAGATTTTATTTCTAGACCAGACTATACTATCAAAACTATCCATAAAGAATATGCAGAAAGTGAAGAAGGAAGACTTAAATAGAGAATATTATGTAAGAGTTGATGGAGTAAAAAAAGAAGTACTAATTGAAAGTGTTCCCAAAGCTGATCCATATACTTATCATTTAAAGAAAAGTCTTTCACAGCCTTTTGAAAAAGGTTTATTTGAAATTCATTTCAATATTTTATAGATGGTAAATATAAAGAAAGTATTGGAGAAATAAGTTCTGCTATAGGAGGAATAACAGATCCATTAACGTTAGGTGCAGGAAGAAAATTAGGAGATGAAGTAGGAAGAGTAGAGGCAGGAAGCATTCAGTATGGCTCAAAAGAAGACATAACAGAAAAAGTAGAAATTTTAAGAGATTCCGGAAGATTTACAGGGGACTTTATAGTAAGTTCTGTAACAACACCATTATTAATGAAAGGCATTTTTAAAGGAAAGGAAATAATAAGGAAATATAAAAATTACGATTTAGAATACAGTGCAAGTATAGCTCAAAAGGCAACAGATACTTATCATAAAACACCAGTACAATTCGATGAATTCTTAATAAAGAATGGTACTTCTTATATTAGAGATGACGGAAGAATAGAGTATATGATGAAGGGATATGTAAATGGAAAAGAAGGGATTTATCATATCACATTAAAAGAAGGAAAAACGATAATTCATAAAAATTTTGTTCCCGCTAAAAGATGGGGAGGTTATATGGCAGAGAAAGAATTACCCCCATATAATTCTATTAAGTAGGTTAATTTAACTATAAAATTTATAAAATATTTATATCGAATTTTAAGAAGAGTGCAAATATTGCTTACTTAATAGAAATATTAAAACAATATATAATAAAGATTTATGAGATTGTTTTTATAACCTAAATATATTAAGGAGGAAGTTATATGATAAAAATTATAAGTTGGAGTGAAGGGCTGTATGAAAATTATTTAAAAATAAAAAAAGATGATACAGTTATATATGAAGGTGAAAGTTATTTGCTTTTTTTAGAAGAAAGTAATGAAATTGGATTAGAGTTAAATTATGGTAAAATTAATAACATTTCTATTATTTTTCTAAAAGAATTTAATGATAAATTTTATTCAGTTCCTGATTATAGAAATATGTATTTAAATAATTATCAATATGAAGCATTACAATTTTCAAGATATAACCTTTTAGCAATGTTTTTTAGTTTAAAAGAAATAAATAATATTAAAAAAATTAATATAGATGACATTATTCTAAATTGGATTTCAACAAGTTCATTTAAAGGATACTATACAAATTTCGAGGACTATATTTTTTATTTAATAAGAGATATTTATTTTATTGATGATGAAGTAATGAATAAAGACATAAAAAAAACTATAAATAGTATTTTAAATTTAAAAGAAAAAAAAATTATTTGTATTGAAGATCTTGGATTTGAAGAAATAAATGTATACTTTAATTCTGGAATTGTATGGAAAGCTTTTTTAAAAGATAAAAAAACAAATGATATCTATTTAAATACTGATTATGATATAAGTATAAAAATTAATTAAATAAGATGCTAATAAATGGCAAATAAGTTAAATTAGTCTTATTGCTTCATAACCATTGTTAATAAAGGGTATTTTTAAAAGAAAAGAATTAGTTAATGGATTCACTGAAAAAAATTCTATTATTAGTACTCCAGATATGACAAGAGTTGGAAGATGGATGAGTGAAAGTGAATATAAAAAAATGTTAGAAACAGGGAAAGTGCAAATGTCTGATGGTGGTATAACTCACGTAACAAATCCAGCAGATATAAATGCTTTTAAAGCTGCTAAGAAGGGCTCTATTTATGTAGAATTTGATGTTGAAACAAATGTAATTAACAATGGTGGAAAAAAAGAATGGGGAATAATCTCTGGACCTAACTCACCAATATATAAACTTAATAGAAAAAAGGGATTACCAGGCATTGAAAAAATGCCAGATGCATTTAATATAGAAGTGAAAGTAAAAAAATGAAAACTGAAAAAGAAAAAATAATTGAAATAAAAAAAGAAGTTTTGAATATTATAGAAAGTAAGAAAAAAAATTTATGTCAAATAATATAGAAATTGAAATAGTGACAGATCTTGAATTAAAGTATTATGCTATTTTTTGGAAAAAAGAAAATATAGCTTATATAGTAATTGGTAATCCTAATTTTGCTCCATATAAAAACATTTGTTTTGAAATTATGGAAGTAGAAAGTAAAAAAATAGTTTACTATTGGTATGATAATGAAAAAACAACTCTTCAAGAAATTGTTGAAAATATAGAAAAAGCTATTGATTATTTTATTACATATTAGAAAAGTTATTAAAAATAAAGGATATTAAAGAGAGTTAGAGTAAATTCTAACTCTCTTTAGACCTAAGGACAGGCTATTACTAAGAGAAACACATATATATAAAAATTTACCTGATGGAGTAAGAACAGCATTTGGAGCAGGAGAAGTAATAGGTTCTGTTAGTAGAGCAGGAAGAGCATATATTTTGATAAAAACTGGTTCAGCTTTATTAGCAATTCCTGATCCAACTCTTATAACAAAAGCCGTAGGTGGAGGATTAGTCTTATATGGAGCAGCAGAGGGAGCTTTTGCAACTTCAAATGTAATAGAGGGAGTCCAGGAGGTATATTATGGTTATACAAATCAAAAGGACAAAGAATCAATTAATCCTGGAAAAATATTGCTAGGAGAAAATGAGTATATAATTCTTGATAGTATGTCTGCAAGCGCAGGAACTCAAGCTCTTCAAATAGCAGAGTATACAAAAGTTATGTCTGAAGGAAAGGCTGCACAAGAAATCTTTTACAATAATTCAAATTTGGTGAATAAAGAAAAAAATAATGTTATGGGACAAAATACCTCAACTATAAAAAATAACAATAAGGCAGTAGATGAAAATAGAAACTATTTGTCAGGAAGTAAAAATTTACAATTAAATCAGCCAAAAAATCCAAAATATCAAAAAGTTAGAAATAATATGATGATAATTGAAAACATAGAGTTTTCCGGACATGCT containing:
- a CDS encoding DUF4258 domain-containing protein — its product is MIKTGSALLAIPDPTLITKAVGGGLVLYGAAEGAFATSNVIEGVQEVYYGYTNQKDKESINPGKILLGENEYIILDSMSASAGTQALQIAEYTKVMSEGKAAQEIFYNNSNLVNKEKNNVMGQNTSTIKNNNKAVDENRNYLSGSKNLQLNQPKNPKYQKVRNNMMIIENIEFSGHALDRMQDRGIPISVVKETIEYGTKLNATGDRTKFYDAKNNISVILENSNGRVITVEYGK